One Actinomadura viridis genomic region harbors:
- the bfr gene encoding bacterioferritin, producing MEGDKDIINLLNEQLTAELTAINQYFLHSKMQENWGFSRLAKHTRDESFDEMRHAERLTDRILFLEALPNYQKIGTLRIGQDVVEQLKADLQVELEAVARLRPGIELMRSRGDITSARIFEDILADEEEHIDYLETELGLVESLGLQNYLQRLTDAPGD from the coding sequence ATGGAAGGCGACAAGGACATCATCAACCTGCTCAACGAGCAGCTCACCGCGGAGCTCACCGCGATCAACCAGTACTTCCTGCACTCCAAGATGCAGGAGAACTGGGGCTTCAGCCGGCTGGCCAAGCACACCCGCGACGAGTCGTTCGACGAGATGCGGCACGCGGAGCGGCTCACCGACCGCATCCTCTTCCTCGAGGCGCTGCCCAACTACCAGAAGATCGGCACGCTGCGGATCGGCCAGGACGTGGTCGAGCAGCTCAAGGCCGACCTCCAGGTCGAGCTGGAGGCGGTGGCCCGGCTGCGTCCCGGGATCGAGCTGATGCGCTCGCGCGGCGACATCACCTCCGCCCGGATCTTCGAGGACATCCTCGCCGACGAGGAGGAGCACATCGACTACCTGGAGACCGAGCTGGGTCTGGTCGAGTCCCTCGGCCTGCAGAACTACCTGCAGCGACTCACCGACGCCCCCGGAGACTGA
- a CDS encoding (2Fe-2S)-binding protein, with translation MYVCICHAVTEDNVRGCMAEGARSPREVKAACGMKPGCGSCTKRLYTLVSEYRTADELADAITGGPASPVMPAEPFTTGPVTVTGPSLPVRTMADTGRMAERGSAPPTAA, from the coding sequence ATGTACGTCTGCATCTGCCACGCCGTCACCGAGGACAACGTACGGGGCTGCATGGCCGAAGGCGCCCGGTCTCCCCGGGAGGTCAAGGCGGCCTGCGGCATGAAGCCCGGCTGCGGATCGTGCACCAAGCGGCTGTACACGCTGGTCAGCGAGTACCGGACGGCCGATGAGCTGGCCGACGCCATCACCGGCGGCCCCGCGTCCCCCGTGATGCCCGCCGAGCCCTTCACCACGGGGCCCGTGACGGTCACGGGGCCCTCCCTTCCGGTACGGACGATGGCCGACACCGGCCGGATGGCCGAGAGGGGGTCCGCGCCGCCGACCGCCGCCTAG